A region from the Cannabis sativa cultivar Pink pepper isolate KNU-18-1 chromosome 9, ASM2916894v1, whole genome shotgun sequence genome encodes:
- the LOC115722185 gene encoding protein BASIC PENTACYSTEINE2 gives MDDDSLRNWGYYEASFKGHLGLQLMSSMSDQRDTKPFLPGRDPTTVMVNSNGTFHTNHPRDCVVSDAPVPMNYGRDSWVNHRDKFLNMLPPNTNYGVLPETSGAHSMQMLQPPEAAPRDERAVVGRIEEPVVNKESGPSKKRQSGGAPKTPKVKKPRKPKENNNAALVRVKPAKKSMDVVINGIDMDISGIPIPVCSCTGTPQQCYRWGCGGWQSACCTTNVSVYPLPMSTKRRGARIAGRKMSQGAFKKVLEKLAAEGYNFANPIDLRSYWARHGTNKFVTIR, from the coding sequence ATGGATGATGATTCGTTGCGTAACTGGGGTTACTATGAAGCGTCTTTTAAAGGTCATCTTGGCCTTCAGCTCATGTCTAGCATGTCAGACCAGCGTGATACCAAACCATTTCTACCTGGGCGTGATCCAACTACAGTTATGGTTAACTCCAATGGTACCTTTCATACCAATCATCCCAGGGATTGTGTTGTATCTGATGCTCCTGTCCCAATGAACTATGGGAGGGATAGTTGGGTTAATCATAGAGACAAATTTTTGAACATGTTGCCTCCAAATACCAACTATGGTGTTCTTCCGGAAACATCTGGAGCTCATTCGATGCAGATGTTGCAGCCACCTGAGGCTGCACCGAGGGATGAGAGGGCGGTGGTAGGTAGAATTGAAGAGCCTGTTGTTAATAAGGAGAGTGGCCCCTCAAAGAAAAGACAGAGTGGGGGTGCCCCTAAAACCCCGAAAGTGAAGAAGCCAAGGAAACCGAAGGAGAATAACAATGCTGCTCTTGTTCGTGTTAAGCCTGCGAAGAAGAGTATGGATGTTGTCATCAATGGGATTGATATGGACATATCTGGAATCCCAATTCCAGTGTGCTCATGCACTGGAACTCCACAGCAATGTTATCGATGGGGCTGCGGCGGCTGGCAATCTGCTTGTTGTACAACAAATGTGTCTGTTTATCCTTTGCCAATGAGTACCAAACGGCGCGGTGCTAGGATAGCTGGTAGGAAAATGAGTCAAGGTGCTTTCAAGAAGGTTTTGGAGAAACTTGCAGCTGAAGGTTATAATTTTGCTAACCCAATTGATTTGAGGTCTTATTGGGCAAGGCATGGTACCAACAAGTTTGTCACCATCAGGTAG
- the LOC115722184 gene encoding putative clathrin assembly protein At1g25240, which produces MKLWKRAVGVLKDKRSIYVAGVSRRTSYRNPHLEAIIIKATSHDDSFVDYKNFQRVYQWARTSPLYMKPLIWSLSNRMDKTRTWVVALKGLMLIHGVICCKIPAIQRIGRLPFDLSSFSDGHTKPSKAWGFNAFIRAYFAYLDQKCFLSFFEIKENNNAKKISLGEELRRLVTWQSLMDLLLQVRPQGENMRRVGLVFEAMICVVTEVFEVYEKMRRLISQAVARAYEDDHIWPRPGDVEVNLANGIMKKATVQGDELCLFFELCREMGVLNASFSPKVERIPAEEDFRELVRIVDRVSNINTREDEILSLDYEDHDDHQDGTIVNIVDHNYDDEQSYSSKTIITDKWEIFDEENYDQNKTLMLVSTDHHHHHHDLDSSNHDHQLIMLSPPPTITALPDLITF; this is translated from the coding sequence atgaaGCTCTGGAAAAGAGCTGTGGGGGTTCTGAAGGACAAGAGGAGCATATACGTGGCCGGCGTGTCTCGGCGGACATCCTATCGGAACCCCCACCTGGAGGCCATAATCATTAAGGCCACCAGTCATGATGATTCCTTTGTTGACTACAAGAATTTTCAAAGAGTCTACCAATGGGCAAGAACATCTCCTCTTTACATGAAGCCTTTAATATGGTCTCTCTCGAATCGAATGGACAAGACAAGAACATGGGTTGTTGCACTCAAGGGTTTGATGTTAATCCACGGCGTCATATGTTGTAAAATCCCCGCTATCCAGAGGATCGGACGGTTACCGTTCGATCTCTCTAGTTTCTCAGATGGACACACCAAGCCTAGTAAGGCTTGGGGTTTCAACGCTTTTATTCGTGCTTATTTTGCTTATTTGGACCAAAAATGCTTTTTAAGTTTTTTCGAGATTAAGGAAAATAATAAtgctaaaaaaattagtttgggggaagaGTTGCGGCGGTTGGTGACGTGGCAATCTTTGATGGATCTACTTTTACAAGTTAGGCCTCAAGGCGAGAATATGAGGAGAGTTGGATTGGTTTTCGAGGCGATGATTTGTGTTGTTACCGAGGTTTTCGAGGTGTATGAGAAAATGCGCAGATTGATTAGTCAAGCTGTTGCTAGGGCTTATGAAGATGATCACATTTGGCCTCGGCCCGGGGATGTTGAGGTCAATTTGGCTAATGGGATTATGAAAAAGGCGACGGTTCAGGGCGACGAGTTGTGCTTATTTTTCGAGCTTTGTAGGGAAATGGGTGTTTTAAACGCGTCGTTTTCCCCAAAAGTTGAGCGAATTCCGGCCGAGGAAGACTTTAGAGAGCTTGTAAGGATTGTTGATAGGGTTTCTAATATTAACACAAGAGAGGATGAAATATTGAGTTTGGATTATGAAGATCATGATGACCATCAAGATGGGACTATTGTAAATATTGTTGATCATAATTATGATGATGAGCAAAGTTATTCTTCAAAGACTATAATTACAGATAAATGGGAGATTTTTGATGAAGAAAATTATGATCAGAATAAAACATTAATGTTGGTAAGTactgatcatcatcatcatcatcatgatcTTGATTCATCAAATCATGATCATCAACTGATTATGCTTTCTCCTCCTCCTACAATAACAGCTCTTCCAGACTTAATTACTTTCTAG
- the LOC115722935 gene encoding uncharacterized protein LOC115722935, with the protein MNIYSNGPSHEEDDNDFERKEKRVSETEERSNLVMDSTMMMMMMNNHDNNNNINNGVEFEFEIWPVEHPMEPPDEDRPVKCPIPHSSLINEQEKRIAVAEEKKFEEDDKEVGTGTVRPVRKRHHITLTAENDDLDHDYDDGNDGDDDDNDYRSNTEKTIMPLTRMSPLPPLPTQNLTIFQMLQQFDKFDH; encoded by the exons ATGAACATTTACTCCAATGGACCTTCACATGAAGAAGATGATAAtgatttt GAAAGAAAGGAGAAGAGAGTAAGTGAAACAGAGGAAAGAAGCAACTTAGTTATGGATAGtacaatgatgatgatgatgatgaataatcatgataacaataataatattaataatggaGTTGAATTTGAGTTTGAAATCTGGCCAGTTGAACACCCAATGGAACCCCCAGATGAAGATAGGCCTGTCAAATGTCCCATACCACATTCTTCTCTTATCAAT GAACAAGAGAAGAGAATAGCAGTAGCAGAAGAGAAGAAATTTGAAGAAGATGATAAAGAGGTTGGTACTGGTACGGTTCGTCCGGTTCGTAAGAGGCATCACATCACTCTAACCGCAGAGAATGATGATCTTGATCATGATTATGATGATGGTaatgatggtgatgatgatgataatgattaTAGAAGTAATACTGAAAAGACAATAATGCCCTTGACCAGAATGTCACCTTTGCCTCCTCTTCCAACTCAGAATCTCACCATCTTTCAAATGCTTCAACAGTTTGACAAGTTTGACCAttga